The following proteins are co-located in the Brachybacterium sacelli genome:
- a CDS encoding SDR family NAD(P)-dependent oxidoreductase, with the protein MSDLAGKVAVVTGSARGVGKAIAQRYARLGASVVVNYSSDEQNARRTVEEIEAAGGDAIAVQADIATPAEIDRLFATAVETYGSLDIVVANAGVEIVDEPVLDATEEQFDRLFAINSKGAFFTLQKAAKLLTDGGRLINIGSSSTVSPVPGTGLYSSSKTASRQLVRVLALELGPRNITVNTILPTVIAGAGVFTQVTEDDEFHQVNAGMRPLGGRPGTPEDVADAAEYLAGDLAAWVSGQALLVSGGAVQ; encoded by the coding sequence ATGTCGGATCTGGCTGGAAAGGTCGCGGTGGTTACAGGATCGGCCCGCGGCGTCGGCAAGGCGATCGCCCAGAGGTACGCACGCCTGGGCGCGAGCGTCGTCGTCAACTACTCGAGCGACGAGCAGAACGCGCGCCGCACCGTCGAGGAGATCGAAGCGGCCGGGGGCGACGCGATCGCCGTGCAGGCGGACATCGCGACGCCGGCGGAGATCGACAGGCTGTTCGCAACCGCGGTCGAGACGTATGGAAGCCTCGACATCGTCGTGGCCAATGCCGGTGTCGAGATCGTCGATGAACCGGTTCTCGACGCGACGGAGGAGCAGTTCGACCGGCTGTTCGCGATCAACTCCAAGGGCGCGTTCTTCACGCTGCAGAAGGCGGCGAAACTGCTGACAGACGGCGGCCGGCTCATCAACATCGGCTCGAGTTCGACGGTGAGCCCCGTACCCGGCACCGGTCTGTACTCGTCGAGCAAGACCGCCTCGCGCCAGCTCGTACGGGTGCTCGCCCTCGAACTGGGCCCGCGGAACATCACGGTCAACACGATCCTCCCGACGGTGATCGCCGGGGCGGGTGTGTTCACACAGGTCACCGAGGACGACGAGTTCCATCAGGTCAACGCCGGGATGCGGCCGCTCGGCGGGCGACCCGGCACTCCGGAGGATGTCGCCGACGCCGCCGAGTACTTGGCCGGCGACCTCGCCGCCTGGGTCAGCGGACAGGCGCTGCTCGTCAGCGGCGGCGCCGTCCAATAG
- a CDS encoding SDR family oxidoreductase has protein sequence MARKKVDISIPDLSGTRAVVTGASDGMGLGIATRLARAGAQVIMPVRNLRKGDTAMAKIVQAVPGADVSLRDLDLSSLASVAALGETLRDEGAPIHILINNAGVMTPPERQETADGLELQFGSNHLGHFALVAHLLPLLKEGRARVTSQISVAANQNSINWDDLNWERSYNGARAYSQSKIAFGLFGLELDRRSRANGWGISSNLSHPGVAPTNLLAARPELGRSRETPRRRLIRKLSERGILFGTVETAGMPALTAATDPAAKPGALYGPSGPGHLGGAPAEQRLYSRLRGAEDAKRIWDVSERLAGVEFPAS, from the coding sequence ATGGCACGCAAGAAGGTCGATATCAGCATCCCGGATCTGTCGGGTACGCGCGCCGTGGTCACCGGCGCGAGCGACGGGATGGGCCTGGGCATCGCCACCCGCCTGGCCCGTGCCGGCGCCCAGGTGATCATGCCGGTCCGCAATCTCCGCAAGGGAGACACCGCGATGGCGAAGATCGTGCAGGCCGTTCCAGGGGCCGACGTGTCGCTGCGCGACCTCGATCTCTCGTCACTGGCCTCCGTCGCCGCCCTCGGCGAGACCCTGCGTGATGAGGGTGCGCCGATTCACATCCTCATCAACAACGCCGGTGTGATGACCCCGCCCGAACGGCAGGAGACCGCCGACGGACTCGAGCTGCAGTTCGGCTCGAACCACCTCGGGCACTTCGCGCTCGTGGCGCACCTGCTGCCGCTCCTCAAGGAGGGGCGTGCACGGGTGACCTCGCAGATCAGTGTCGCGGCGAATCAGAACTCCATCAACTGGGACGATCTGAACTGGGAGCGGTCGTACAACGGTGCTCGTGCGTACAGCCAGTCGAAGATCGCGTTCGGACTGTTCGGGCTCGAGCTGGATCGACGCAGCAGGGCCAACGGCTGGGGCATCAGCAGCAACCTGTCGCATCCTGGAGTGGCTCCGACCAATCTGCTGGCAGCTCGCCCGGAACTCGGCCGTTCTCGCGAGACGCCACGCCGCAGGCTCATCCGCAAGCTATCCGAGCGCGGCATCCTGTTCGGCACTGTCGAGACGGCGGGCATGCCCGCCCTCACGGCGGCGACCGATCCGGCGGCGAAGCCGGGCGCGCTGTACGGGCCGAGCGGCCCGGGCCATCTCGGAGGGGCACCGGCCGAGCAGAGACTGTACTCGCGTCTGCGCGGAGCCGAAGATGCCAAGCGCATCTGGGATGTCTCGGAGCGTCTGGCCGGGGTTGAGTTCCCGGCGTCCTGA
- a CDS encoding SDR family oxidoreductase, with protein MRINGNTIFIPGATSGIGLALAERLHDAGNTVIVGGRRRELLAEIAARHPGIDTVVIDTTDAASIASAASEVIERHPDLNVLVAMAGIMRIEDWTRPSGFVSTAEETVTTNLLGPIRLIGAFIEHLQTREDATIMTVSSGLAFAPLRVTPTYNATKAAIHMLSESLRLQLAHTSVRIVELEPPSVATDLMPGQSESSFAMPLDAFADEVISILRDEPDVTEVQVERVKFLRYGEARGDYAEVVKTLNASDPHAAE; from the coding sequence ATGCGAATCAACGGAAACACCATCTTCATCCCGGGCGCGACGAGCGGCATCGGCCTCGCTCTCGCCGAACGACTGCACGATGCGGGTAACACGGTCATCGTCGGCGGACGTCGCCGCGAGCTGCTGGCCGAGATCGCCGCCCGGCATCCGGGGATCGACACGGTCGTGATCGACACGACGGATGCCGCATCCATCGCGTCCGCAGCATCAGAGGTCATCGAGCGTCACCCCGACCTGAACGTTCTTGTGGCGATGGCGGGCATCATGCGCATCGAGGACTGGACCCGTCCGTCCGGTTTCGTCTCGACGGCGGAAGAGACCGTCACGACGAACCTGCTCGGCCCGATCAGACTCATCGGAGCGTTCATCGAGCACCTGCAGACTCGCGAGGATGCGACGATCATGACGGTCTCGTCAGGGCTTGCGTTCGCACCCCTGCGGGTGACCCCGACGTACAACGCCACGAAGGCCGCGATCCACATGCTCAGCGAGTCGCTCAGACTGCAACTCGCCCACACCTCGGTGCGGATCGTGGAGCTGGAGCCGCCGTCGGTGGCGACCGACCTGATGCCAGGTCAGAGCGAGAGCTCGTTCGCGATGCCGCTCGACGCGTTCGCCGACGAGGTCATCTCGATCCTGCGCGACGAGCCCGACGTGACCGAGGTGCAGGTCGAGCGTGTGAAGTTCCTGCGATACGGCGAGGCGCGCGGCGACTACGCCGAGGTCGTCAAGACCCTGAACGCGAGCGACCCGCACGCGGCGGAGTGA
- a CDS encoding helix-turn-helix transcriptional regulator codes for MDREALAEFLRRRRGELQPGDVGLTSGPRRRAPGLRREEVAQLALMSTEYYTRLEQQRGPQPSTQILSSLARALRLTADERDYLYRTAGHAVPDRLGATGHVAPALHRVFDRLSDTPALIISALGETLLQNRLAAALLGNNAGATGWERYESWRWFVHPETGRQHYPQSDHARHSRTLVAGLRAAYGAMGTSSRAAELVSELHGSSAEFVELWEQHEVAQRFADHKVIIHPEVGSIEVDCQALFTEDWSQALLVLTAEPHSEDEEKIRLLGVLGVQRFSASRQ; via the coding sequence ATGGATCGTGAAGCCCTGGCCGAGTTCCTCCGCCGTCGTCGCGGTGAACTGCAACCCGGCGATGTCGGCCTCACATCAGGACCGCGACGCCGAGCGCCGGGTTTGAGACGTGAAGAGGTCGCGCAGCTCGCCCTCATGTCGACCGAATACTACACGCGCCTCGAACAGCAACGCGGACCGCAGCCGAGCACTCAGATTCTCTCATCGCTCGCCCGGGCATTACGGCTCACGGCCGACGAGCGCGACTATCTCTACCGCACGGCGGGGCACGCCGTCCCCGATCGCCTGGGGGCCACCGGGCACGTCGCACCGGCGCTGCACCGCGTCTTCGATCGGCTCTCCGACACACCTGCGTTGATCATCTCCGCCCTCGGGGAGACCCTGTTGCAGAACAGACTCGCTGCGGCGCTGCTCGGCAATAACGCTGGCGCGACAGGGTGGGAGAGGTATGAGTCGTGGCGATGGTTCGTCCACCCGGAAACGGGCCGGCAGCACTATCCGCAGAGCGATCACGCTCGACACAGTCGGACCCTCGTCGCCGGTCTGCGCGCAGCGTACGGTGCGATGGGAACCTCATCGCGGGCCGCCGAGCTGGTCTCGGAGCTGCACGGGAGCAGTGCGGAGTTCGTCGAACTCTGGGAGCAGCACGAGGTCGCCCAGCGCTTCGCCGACCACAAGGTGATCATCCACCCCGAGGTGGGGTCGATCGAGGTCGACTGCCAAGCGCTGTTCACCGAGGACTGGTCGCAGGCGCTCCTGGTTCTCACCGCCGAACCGCACAGCGAGGACGAGGAGAAGATCAGGCTGCTCGGCGTGCTGGGGGTTCAGCGGTTCTCCGCCTCGCGACAGTGA
- a CDS encoding SDR family NAD(P)-dependent oxidoreductase: protein MTNNINTTPVGLLAGKVILITGASRGIGAAAVRLFAAEGASVVLAARGTEALDRIADEIRETGGTADALALDLADPSSIRAVVGSVEKLHGRLDGAFNNGAAPQQQFGPADTTTDHDIDEQFTVNFRAHWIAMNAEAALMRSNGGGAIVNTSSIGSRRASPALPAYGAMKRALNSLTETAAVSWAAGGIRVNAITPGATATEMMDIWEEAAPGTLAATAASVPLGRLGEPREIAEVAAWLLSDRASYVTGAIVPVDGGAGA from the coding sequence ATGACGAACAACATCAACACCACTCCCGTCGGCCTGCTCGCCGGCAAGGTCATTCTCATCACCGGCGCGAGCCGCGGCATCGGCGCGGCCGCAGTACGCCTCTTCGCCGCTGAGGGCGCCTCGGTCGTCCTCGCCGCTCGTGGCACGGAAGCCCTCGACCGCATCGCCGATGAGATCCGCGAAACCGGCGGCACTGCGGACGCCCTCGCCCTCGATCTCGCCGACCCGTCGAGCATCCGCGCCGTCGTCGGCAGTGTCGAGAAGCTGCACGGACGCCTCGACGGAGCGTTCAACAACGGTGCAGCCCCTCAGCAGCAGTTCGGTCCGGCCGACACCACGACCGACCACGACATCGACGAGCAGTTCACCGTGAACTTCCGCGCGCACTGGATCGCCATGAACGCCGAAGCCGCTCTCATGCGCAGCAACGGCGGCGGCGCCATCGTCAACACGTCGAGCATCGGTAGCCGCCGAGCGAGCCCGGCACTGCCCGCCTACGGCGCCATGAAGCGCGCCCTGAACAGCCTGACCGAGACGGCAGCCGTGAGCTGGGCGGCCGGCGGCATCCGGGTCAACGCCATCACCCCGGGCGCCACGGCCACCGAGATGATGGACATATGGGAGGAGGCGGCGCCCGGAACCCTCGCGGCTACTGCCGCTTCCGTGCCCCTGGGCCGGCTCGGCGAGCCGCGTGAGATCGCCGAGGTCGCCGCCTGGTTACTCAGCGACCGCGCCTCGTATGTCACTGGCGCGATCGTGCCCGTCGACGGCGGCGCCGGGGCCTGA
- a CDS encoding AAA family ATPase: MPRNLFKPSFGTYPHLLVGRDQLIDEFEDTFDGILDPAGLTVLLSGQRGMGKTVLLDAYRRAAEGAGWLVITESSSSGLLERLTHDHLPRLLQEHSSKPPAQLGSASGTIGPLGGSASWTERYPAESTLRSQITELTDALQADGKGLVITIDEVQAADIEDLRKLGEIIQYGRREERLLAFAAAGLSTPIEELLDHPGATFLRRAEHHPIGRVSRAEVRAALAGTIADSGHEIDVHGLDLAADAVDGYPFMIQLVGYHTLKAHTTAGPITTEDVDTGIAAARRRLGRHVHTPALRPLSSVDRTYLLAMAQDDGPSRTGKIAERMGVSAQYAGEYRRRLIRDGIIESAGHGQVRFTIPYTADHLREHAAHNALEGLVDEDT, encoded by the coding sequence ATGCCACGCAACCTATTCAAGCCGTCGTTCGGCACCTACCCACACCTCCTTGTCGGCCGCGACCAGCTGATCGACGAGTTCGAGGACACCTTCGACGGGATCCTAGACCCTGCTGGCCTAACGGTCCTCCTGTCCGGACAGCGCGGGATGGGCAAGACCGTGCTGCTCGACGCCTACCGACGAGCGGCCGAGGGCGCCGGATGGCTGGTCATCACCGAGAGCTCGAGCAGCGGACTCCTGGAGCGCCTTACTCATGACCATCTGCCGCGCCTGCTCCAGGAGCACTCCAGCAAGCCGCCGGCACAGCTCGGGTCCGCGAGCGGAACGATCGGCCCCCTCGGGGGCAGCGCCTCGTGGACCGAGCGCTACCCCGCAGAGTCGACGCTCCGATCGCAGATCACCGAGCTCACCGACGCTCTCCAGGCCGACGGGAAAGGCCTCGTCATCACCATCGACGAGGTCCAGGCCGCTGACATCGAAGATCTCCGCAAGCTCGGCGAGATCATCCAGTACGGCCGCCGAGAGGAACGTCTGCTCGCCTTCGCAGCGGCGGGACTCTCCACTCCCATCGAAGAGCTGCTCGACCACCCAGGGGCGACGTTCCTGCGCCGCGCCGAACACCACCCCATCGGCCGCGTGAGCCGCGCAGAGGTCCGAGCCGCACTTGCGGGGACGATCGCCGACAGCGGGCACGAGATCGACGTCCACGGGCTCGACCTGGCGGCCGATGCCGTCGACGGGTATCCCTTCATGATCCAGCTCGTGGGCTACCACACCCTCAAGGCCCACACGACCGCTGGCCCGATTACTACCGAGGACGTCGACACTGGAATCGCCGCTGCACGACGCCGCCTCGGCCGGCACGTCCACACCCCCGCCCTGCGTCCGCTATCGAGCGTCGACCGCACCTACCTGCTCGCCATGGCCCAAGACGACGGCCCTTCCCGCACAGGGAAGATCGCCGAGCGGATGGGCGTGAGCGCCCAGTACGCCGGCGAGTACCGCCGACGCCTCATCCGCGACGGCATCATCGAGTCGGCCGGCCACGGACAAGTCCGCTTCACCATCCCCTACACCGCGGACCATCTGCGCGAGCATGCCGCTCACAATGCACTCGAGGGCCTCGTCGACGAGGACACGTGA